TCTGATGCACTATGGCGTCAAACGGCGCTCTGGGCGCTATCCGTGGGGTTCCGGTGATAACCCTTACCAACATGGCGGCGACTTTCTTGCTCGCGTTGAAGAGCTTCAGCGGCTCGGCAAAACTGAAAAACAGATTGCTGATGAACTTCATCTTTCGACGACTGACTTGCGGATGCAGGTTCGCGTCGCAAAGCATGAACGCCGTGCTCTTCAGGCAGACCGTGCCCGTTCTTTGCGGGAAGACGGTAAGACGCTGGATGAGATCGCCTCAATCCTCGGTTATGCGAATGACTCTTCTGTTCGCGCACTGCTGAATGAGAATACGGCAGCCAATAAGAATAAGGCGCAAGCCACGGCAGAGATTCTGAAGAAAGAGCTTGCGGAAAAAGGAGCCATTGATGTAGGCACCGGCGTTGAGCGGCAGCTTGGCGTTTCTACCGGTGTTCTTCAAGAGGCTCTTTTCATTTTGGAAACCGAGGGTTATAACCGCTATGGCGTCGGCGTTCCCCAGGTAAACGACCCGAAGAAACGCACGATCACCCCCGTTATTTCCGTTCCTGAGATTGACCAGAGAGAGGTTTATCAGAACCTTGAATTGGTGAAGTCTGTTGGCGACTACCATTCTACCGATGGTGGCGAGTCTTGGGACAAGCGTGAGTATCCGGCGAGCATTGATTCCAGCCGTGTGAAGATCCTTTATGGCGATGAGGGTGGCGCACTGAAAGACGGTGTCATTGAGATCCGTCGCGGCGTTGCTGACCTTGATTTGGGAGACTCTCACTATGCTCAGGTTCGTATCCTTGTAGATGGCACTCATTACCTCAAAGGAATGGCGATGTATTCTGACGATATGCCTGATGGCGCAGACATTGTCTTTAACACCAACAAGCATACCGGAACACCTAAGATGGATGTTCTGAAGAAAATTCAGGATGATCCCGACAACCCTTTTGGGGCCTTGATTAAGGCTAATGGCCAGAGTCACTATATCGACGCCGACGGCAATGAGAAGCTTTCTGCGATCAACAAGCTGAAAGAAGAGGGCGACTGGGACAAGATGAGTAAAAATCTTTCTTCCCAGTTCCTTTCCAAGCAGCCCATCCAGCTTATTAAGAAGCAGTTGGATTTGACTTACGCTGATGCTGCTGATGAGTTCTCGGAGATCTGTTCGTTGAACAATCCCACCGTAAAGCGGAAGCTCCTGTTAGACTTTGCGGATGAGTGCGACTCGGCTGCTGTCCATCTGAAAGCGGCTGCTCTCCCTCGTCAGAGCACGCAGGTCATACTACCGCTCAATGCGATGAAAGAGACCGAGATCTTTGCCCCGAACTATCGTGATGGCGAAAAGGTCGTGCTAATTCGCTATCCGCATGGTGGTACCTTTGAGATCCCTGAGCTTACGGTCAATAACAAAAACCCGACTGCCGTTTCCGTTCTCGGAAAGAACATTCGGGATGCTGTGGGTATCAACCCTAAGGTTGCAGAGCGTCTTTCTGGTGCTGACTTTGATGGCGACCAGGTCGTTGTCATTCCGACCGGTGGGAGGGTGAAAATCCAATCTACCCCCGCCCTTAAGGATTTGAAGGACTTCGATCCTAAGACTGACTACTCAACTGAGGGCAAGACTGGCGTTCGGCTCCTTGCAAAGGGTGCTGCTACACAGAGACAGATGGGTGAGATTTCAAATCTCATTACTGACATGACTCTGAAAGGCGCTACTGAGCCTGAGATCGCAAGAGCGGTCAAACACAGCATGGTTGTCATTGATGCGGCCAAGCACAAGCTCGACTACCGGCAGTCTGAGAAAGACAATGGTATCGCCGAGCTCAAGAAGAAGTATCAAGGCTTTGACGACGAGACTGGTCACCATGGTGGCGCCTCTACCCTCTTATCCCGTAGAAAGCAGGATGTTGAGGTACCGGAGCGTCAGGGCAGCGGTGTCATTGATCCTCTGACAGGAAAAGTCGTTTACAAGGAG
This DNA window, taken from Dysosmobacter welbionis, encodes the following:
- a CDS encoding winged helix-turn-helix transcriptional regulator, producing the protein MDLVEEDILMHYGVKRRSGRYPWGSGDNPYQHGGDFLARVEELQRLGKTEKQIADELHLSTTDLRMQVRVAKHERRALQADRARSLREDGKTLDEIASILGYANDSSVRALLNENTAANKNKAQATAEILKKELAEKGAIDVGTGVERQLGVSTGVLQEALFILETEGYNRYGVGVPQVNDPKKRTITPVISVPEIDQREVYQNLELVKSVGDYHSTDGGESWDKREYPASIDSSRVKILYGDEGGALKDGVIEIRRGVADLDLGDSHYAQVRILVDGTHYLKGMAMYSDDMPDGADIVFNTNKHTGTPKMDVLKKIQDDPDNPFGALIKANGQSHYIDADGNEKLSAINKLKEEGDWDKMSKNLSSQFLSKQPIQLIKKQLDLTYADAADEFSEICSLNNPTVKRKLLLDFADECDSAAVHLKAAALPRQSTQVILPLNAMKETEIFAPNYRDGEKVVLIRYPHGGTFEIPELTVNNKNPTAVSVLGKNIRDAVGINPKVAERLSGADFDGDQVVVIPTGGRVKIQSTPALKDLKDFDPKTDYSTEGKTGVRLLAKGAATQRQMGEISNLITDMTLKGATEPEIARAVKHSMVVIDAAKHKLDYRQSEKDNGIAELKKKYQGFDDETGHHGGASTLLSRRKQDVEVPERQGSGVIDPLTGKVVYKESGRTYVDPRTGKTVAATTKVKRILAVDDVRSMSSGTLQEEAYADYANKMKDLANKARLEYKATPTLKRSASAAKAFEPEVNRLMAALKVAQLNAPLEREAQRIANARVKAKVQANNITDKDEISKIRRAAISDARNSTGASGKRTRITISDGEWTAIQSGAISDTTLSEILRYAEPKTVRERATPRRTTQLSDARISRIKAMANSGNTNAEIAEALGISTSAVSKYLNS